The nucleotide sequence GCGGGTCGAATGGTCGCTGAGCGACAAGCCGGACCTGCTGATCCTGGAACTGGGCGCCAACGATGGCCTGCGCGGCCTGCCGGTGGACGCCCTGCGCCGCAACCTGGCCGCAATCATCGAAATCTGCCGCAAGAATGGCGTCCGCGTGCTGCTGGCTGGCATGCGCGCCCCCATGAACATGGGGGCCGATTACGCCCGGCGTTTCGATGCGGTGTACCCGGAACTGGCCAGGCAATACGGCCTGACGCTGTATCCCTTCTTTCTGGACGGGGTGGCGTTGGACCGTGCGCTGAACCTGCCCGACGGCATGCACCCCAATCCCAGGGGGGTGCAGGTCATCGTG is from Nitratidesulfovibrio sp. and encodes:
- a CDS encoding arylesterase; translated protein: MLAAFTALALALLPPTTAWAASGGGNSSIPHILVLGDSLVAGYGLGPDEAFPERLGAALHAKGRPVRITNAGVSGDTSAGGLARVEWSLSDKPDLLILELGANDGLRGLPVDALRRNLAAIIEICRKNGVRVLLAGMRAPMNMGADYARRFDAVYPELARQYGLTLYPFFLDGVALDRALNLPDGMHPNPRGVQVIVERMLPVVERELDALKAGN